The Prunus persica cultivar Lovell chromosome G8, Prunus_persica_NCBIv2, whole genome shotgun sequence genome includes a region encoding these proteins:
- the LOC18768412 gene encoding trihelix transcription factor GT-2 codes for MLGDSSVLGSAISRDATTTAAVAVPEGGGGGGGSNSGEDTFRGGGGGDDLLGSGERSFGGNRWPRQETLALLQIRSDMDVAFRDASVKGPLWDEVSRKLAALGYHRSAKKCKEKFENVYKYHRRTKEGRTGKSEGKTYRFFDQLEALENQPQTPGTTHHHQAKPHHQSTMAAAAATMATMASTIPSSAAPHPIISNVSSQAIAAPTLNLAAPNSFPPTNPIVLPPPPPTTTNPTNNPHHHHHNTFSSSFPNISADLSTSSSTSSDEDLEGRAKRKRKWKDFFQRLMKEVIQKQEDLQKRFLEAIEKREHEKMVREEAWRMQEMARVNREREILAQERSIAAAKDAAVMSFLQKISEQQQNPNQTPPPGQSQINNNLLQLQPPPLVPPPPRQPAPQPQPQPQQPVTNFDLVTKPNNNGENNNLSSPASSSRWPKVEVQALIKLRTSLDSKYQENGPKGPLWEEISGAMRKLGYNRSSKRCKEKWENINKYFKKVKESNKRRPEDSKTCPYFHQLDSLYRERNKFDHNNVNPKPENSVPLMVRPEQQWPPPTPQQQQQQDHQNMDIVHHHHDHQNQEDDHHDHQDKENIIGGDEDEEEEDDDDEEDEEEDEGDGNYEIVANKPAPVGAAAAE; via the exons ATGCTGGGGGACTCTAGTGTGTTAGGGAGCGCCATCAGCCGCGATGCTACCACCACAGCGGCTGTGGCGGTTCCTGAAGGCGGTGGGGGCGGTGGTGGCTCGAATTCAGGTGAGGACACTTTTAGAGGTgggggtggtggtgatgatttGTTAGGGAGTGGTGAGAGGAGCTTTGGCGGCAACCGTTGGCCTCGGCAAGAAACTCTAGCTCTCTTGCAGATACGGTCTGATATGGACGTGGCGTTTCGTGATGCAAGTGTGAAAGGTCCATTATGGGATGAAGTTTCCAG GAAGCTAGCTGCGCTTGGCTATCATCGAAGCGCCAAGAAATGTAAGGAGAAATTTGAGAACGTCTACAAGTACCACAGGAGAACCAAAGAAGGCCGGACTGGCAAGTCCGAAGGCAAGACTTATCGGTTTTTCGATCAATTAGAAGCCCTCGAAAATCAACCTCAGACACCGGGAACTACTCACCATCATCAAGCAAAGCCTCATCATCAATCTACAATGGCTGCGGCCGCGGCAACAATGGCAACAATGGCAAGTACTATTCCATCATCAGCTGCACCACACCCTATAATTAGTAATGTGTCCTCTCAAGCTATTGCCGCACCAACACTCAACCTCGCAGCTCCCAATTCATTCCCACCAACAAACCCTATAGTTCTTCCACCACCGCcgccaacaacaacaaaccctACGAAtaatcctcatcatcatcatcacaacACTTTCTCATCCTCTTTCCCAAATATATCCGCTGATCTTTCGACCTCTTCGTCCACCTCCTCTGACGAGGATTTGGAAGGGCGGgcgaagaggaagaggaaatgGAAGGACTTCTTCCAGAGACTAATGAAGGAGGTGATCCAAAAACAAGAGGATCTTCAGAAGAGATTCTTGGAAGCTATCGAGAAACGCGAACATGAAAAAATGGTGAGAGAAGAAGCTTGGAGAATGCAAGAGATGGCAAGAGTCAATCGAGAACGCGAGATTCTAGCCCAAGAGAGATCCATCGCAGCAGCCAAAGACGCGGCAGTCATGTCATTCTTGCAAAAGATATCCGAGCagcagcaaaatccaaaccaaaccccGCCACCGGGCCAATCACAAATCAATAACAATTTGCTGCAACTACAGCCACCACCACTAGTGCCTCCTCCTCCACGGCAGCCTGCACCCcaaccacaaccacaaccacaacAGCCCGTGACGAATTTTGACCTTGTTACGAAACCAAACAACAATGGGGAGAATAACAATTTGAGCTCGCCGGCAAGCTCATCAAGATGGCCAAAAGTGGAGGTACAAGCATTGATCAAGCTAAGAACGAGCCTCGATTCAAAGTACCAAGAGAACGGGCCGAAAGGGCCGCTATGGGAGGAGATCTCGGGGGCCATGAGGAAGCTTGGATACAATCGGAGTTCGAAGAGGTGCAAGGAGAAGTGGGAGAACATAAACAagtacttcaagaaagtaaaGGAGAGCAACAAGAGAAGGCCCGAGGATTCCAAAACGTGTCCCTACTTTCACCAGCTGGATAGTTTGTATAGAGAGAGGAACAAGTTTGATCACAACAATGTGAATCCTAAGCCCGAAAATTCGGTGCCTTTGATGGTGAGGCCAGAGCAGCAATGGCCACCTCCTACTccgcagcagcagcagcagcaagatCATCAGAACATGGATAttgttcatcatcatcatgatcaTCAGAACCAAGAAGATGATCATCATGATCATCAAGATAAGGAGAATATTATTGGtggtgatgaagatgaagaagaagaagatgatgatgatgaagaggatgaggaggaggatgaggGGGATGGGAACTATGAGATAGTGGCAAACAAGCCAGCTCCAGTGGGTGCAGCAGCAGCtgagtga
- the LOC18767703 gene encoding trihelix transcription factor GT-2: MPAVDVPVPDSSSTMLAAGSSSGEGVVGVVREGSHETTAVLSNSVQEDKDGRVDDLRDRNLYGGNRWPRQETLALLKIRSQMDAAFRDSSLKAPLWEDVSRKLGEHGYYRSAKKCKEKFENVYKYHRRTKEGRSGKQEGKTYRFFDELEAFDQQNNHPSVPPKPQVLLWPNNHHHPNNPTVVSHVITSVVPLSSTPNMMATTNGSHLNGSHISPPPINSLPPQVTKPVNLYHQNLNGFKPSLATSNLFSSSTSSTASDEEFQVQQSGKKKRKWKYFFRRLTKEVLEKQEKLQEKFLEAIAKSEHQRTVREEAWRMQEMARLDKEHQILAQERSSAAAKDAAVIEFLQKVSGQQNVTNNIQAIEVNRTIPSRPQPLPVLMPPPPPAPVAVITTSFEVPRLDKGDNSTIPPGSTRWPRVEVEALINLRTCLDVRYQEAGPKGSLWEEISAGMRRLGYNRSAKRCKEKWENINKYFKKVKESSKTRPEDSKTCPYFNQLEDLYRKKNMNNSSHVGYVEKPLPQAILQPLIKVQPDQPVFEAIERENGDKNEEDEDGESTEEEDHLDRSNDDDQDEQMGIVTNYKESSMEMVES, from the exons ATGCCTGCAGTTGATGTGCCTGTGCCTGACAGCTCATCCACTATGCTGGCGGCAGGGAGCTCCAGCGGCGAAGGCGTGGTGGGGGTAGTTCGTGAAGGCAGTCATGAAACGACTGCCGTTTTGTCAAATTCAGTCCAAGAAGACAAGGACGGCAGAGTTGATGATCTGAGGGACCGGAATTTATATGGAGGAAACCGATGGCCTCGCCAAGAAACCCTGGCGCTGTTGAAGATACGGTCGCAAATGGATGCTGCTTTTCGTGACTCTAGTCTCAAAGCTCCATTATGGGAAGATGTTTCAAG GAAGCTAGGTGAGCATGGTTATTACCGAAGTGCCAAGAAATGCAAGGAGAAATTCGAAAACGTTTATAAGTACCACAGGAGAACCAAAGAAGGCCGATCTGGgaaacaagaaggaaaaactTATCGATTTTTCGATGAACTTGAAGCTTTTGATCAACAAAACAATCACCCTTCAGTTCCACCAAAACCTCAAGTGCTCTTGTGGCCCAACAACCACCACCATCCAAACAACCCAACTGTAGTCTCTCATGTGATCACTTCTGTTGTTCCTCTTTCCTCAACACCAAACATGATGGCCACAACAAATGGTTCTCATCTAAATGGCTCTCACATCTCACCCCCACCAATAAATTCTTTGCCACCACAAGTTACAAAACCTGTGAATCTCTATCATCAAAATCTTAATGGTTTCAAGCCAAGCTTGGCAACAAGCAATCTGTTTTCGAGTTCTACTTCGTCTACCGCCTCAGATGAAGAGTTTCAAGTTCAACAGAGCGgtaagaaaaagaggaagtgGAAGTACTTCTTCAGAAGGCTGACCAAAGAGGTGCTAGAAAAGCAAGAGAAGCTGCAGGAGAAATTCTTAGAAGCTATAGCGAAAAGTGAGCACCAACGAACAGTGAGAGAAGAAGCTTGGAGAATGCAAGAGATGGCAAGATTAGATAAAGAACATCAAATTTTAGCCCAAGAGAGATCTTCAGCAGCAGCAAAAGATGCTGCGGTTATTGAATTCTTGCAAAAAGTTTCGGGACAACAAAATGTGACGAATAATATTCAAGCGATTGAGGTCAACCGCACAATACCATCTCGGCCTCAGCCATTGCCAGTACTAATGCCACCACCGCCTCCAGCTCCGGTGGCGGTGATCACAACAAGTTTCGAGGTTCCAAGACTGGATAAAGGCGATAATTCAACTATTCCTCCAGGGTCTACAAGATGGCCAAGAGTTGAAGTTGAGGCTTTGATAAATCTAAGGACATGTCTTGATGTGAGGTACCAAGAAGCTGGGCCTAAAGGTTCTCTTTGGGAGGAGATATCGGCGGGGATGAGGCGGCTTGGATACAATAGGAGTGCAAAGAGGTGCAAAGAGAAGTGGGAGAACATCAATAAGTATTTCAAGAAGGTGAAGGAGAGCAGCAAAACAAGGCCTGAAGATTCAAAAACATGTCCATATTTTAACCAGCTGGAGGACTTGTACAGAAAGAAGAACATGAATAATTCTAGTCATGTTGGTTATGTGGAGAAACCCCTTCCTCAAGCAATATTGCAGCCATTGATCAAGGTCCAGCCAGATCAGCCGGTCTTCGAAGCTATCGAAAGGGAAAACGGGgataaaaatgaagaagacgaagacGGAGAAAGTACCGAGGAAGAAGATCATCTTGATCGTAGCAATGATGATGATCAAGATGAACAGATGGGGATAGTGACCAATTACAAAGAGTCATCAATGGAGATGGTGGAGTCATGA
- the LOC109950630 gene encoding uncharacterized protein LOC109950630 encodes MAGAKGNADIATFFTSCNSLVNIVRASCQRCDMLRDQLQKDITESLEKDTFPTGRGLNQETCLKRLGDTRWNSHYGTLLSIISMFKSTVKVLKLIIEDGSTGNLGETNRSLGVIQSFEFVFHLFFMRSILGATNDLSQALQRKDQDIGNAMTLDKVCKNQLQHMRENAFEALLDQVSSFCGKHDILVPNMDGAYVA; translated from the coding sequence ATGGCCGGGGCAAAGGGAAATGCTGATATTGCCACTTTCTTCACATCTTGCAATAGCTTGGTTAATATTGTTAGAGCATCGTGTCAGCGTTGTGACATGCTTAGAGATCAACTACAAAAGGATATTACAGAATCTCTTGAAAAAGATACTTTTCCAACAGGGCGAGGCTTAAATCAAGAAACTTGTCTCAAGCGTCTCGGTGATACACGTTGGAACTCACATTATGGTACATTACTTAGTATCATCTCCATGTTTAAATCTACTGTGAAAGTGCTCAAATTGATTATTGAGGATGGCTCCACTGGTAATCTAGGTGAAACAAATAGGTCATTGGGAGTAATAcaatcttttgagtttgtatttcacctatttttcatgagaTCTATATTGGGAGCCACAAATGATTTGTCACAAGCATTACAAAGGAAAGACCAAGATATTGGGAATGCAATGACGTTAGACAAAGTTTGCAAGAACCAACTACAACACATGAGAGAGAATGCATTTGAAGCCTTGCTTGATCAAGTATCTTCCTTTTGTGGCAAACATGATATCTTGGTTCCAAACATGGATGGTGCATATGTTGCTTAG